Genomic segment of Sulfitobacter sp. S223:
AGACATATCCATTATCCCGCCCCACATCCGCAAAAGACGGGCACGCCCAAGAATGGGAAAAATCGCCATCGCCCCTTCGCAAACATCTTCAACGACCGGCAGATTGCCGCGTTGCGCGTAGGAGTTATATCCGTCGATGTCGCCGCCAAAGACCAGACCGCCTTTATCAGACTGACTGCAATAGAAATGTCCCGCGCCGAAGGTGATCACACCTGGCAGGACGGGTTTTAATCCCTCGGATACAAAGGCCTGCAACACATGGCTTTCGATGGGCAGGCGCATATTGGCAAGGCTCATCAACCGGCTGGAATTGCCTGCGACGGCACAGCCAACCTTGCCTGCGCCAATGAACCCGCGTGTGGTTTCGACGCCTTTGCATTTGCCATCTTCTATCCGGAAATCCGTTACTTCGCAGTTCTGTATGATGTCCACACCACGGCTATCGGCGCTGCGCGCATACCCCCAAGCGACAGCGTCATGACGTACAGTGCCGCCGCGATGTTGGGCCAGCCCCCCCTTGATCGGGAACCGCGCGTCATCGGTGTTCAAGAAGGGATAGCGTTTCTTGATCTGGGCGGTGGACAACATGTCGGCATCGGCCCCGTTCAGGATCATCGCATTGCCGCGCCGGATAAACGCATCGCGCTGGCCGTCCGAATGGATCAGGTTCAGGATGCCGCGTTGACTGACCATGGCATTGTAATTGACGTCCTGTTCAAGACCCTCCCATAGCTTGAGGGAAAATTCATAGAACGGTTCGTTCCCGTCCAACAAATAGTTAGACCGGATGATCGTGGTGTTTCGACCGACGTTACCGCCGCCGATCCAGCCCTTTTCAATCACAGCGACGCGCGCTTGCCCGAATTCCTTGGCAAGATAATGTGCGGTGGCCAATCCGTGCCCGCCACCACCAATAATCACGATGTCATAATGTGATGCAGGCTCAGGGTCCCGCCAGGCAGGCGCCCACCCCTTGTGACCTGTAAGCGCTTCCTTGATTACACGAAAACCAGAGTATCGCATTTGTACCTCATTCGAGCTTTTGAAGACGCCTTCGTACACTGTACGAATCTTACGACTTAACCGCTACCTGAATGGGTTTTCGGCAAGATAGCAATAATACCGTCAGCAAATGTAGTTTATGACAAGACATCTGATTGCTTGCGGTTATTCATATGTTGCAAAGGCAATAATCCAATGAGTTCGAATATGATCTTTCGGGTCGGTTCATAGTACGAGCTTTTGCAGCCCCACCAAAATTTCCAAACTAAGGAACATACGAATGAAAATTCAACATATTCGATAAGATTGATTATGTTAAATAGTAATTTCAGTTTTTTGCGGCCAAAAAGGCGGGAACGGCCAAAGCGTATACACAACCGGCTATTGTTAGCGCGCCAAGTTCTCTTGCCACTTTGGTCGCATGACCGGGGCGAGCAATCCTATAGACAAGGTGCACAAACGCATGTCAGGCTTCTGGTATGCGCTTTATAACCCCTTTTGTTGTTGCCCTTACAGGCGTCACGGCCACGTCAGCACAGGGCAACTGTGTCTCTGACGCAATGATCGTGTTTGACGGGTCTGGATCAATGGCGGAAATGGGGTTTAACGATATTAACGAACCAAGGATATTTGAGGCCCGCCGCGCGATGGCGGCCGCGATACCACCGATTGCCGAAAACAGGCGTCTGGGTCTGGTGATCTATGGCCCGAATGGCGTTGATGAATGTACCGGCCTTGATGTGCGGTTTGCCCCGATTGCCGATGCCGCCCCACGCATTTTGAATGACGTCAATATGCTGGAACCGACCGGAAGCACTCCCCTTACCGAAGCAGTCAGCCTGGCCGCGCGAACTATGGACTATCAAACCCAGCCTGCTACGATTTTGCTGGTAACTGATGGTAAAGAAACCTGCGGCGGACAACCCTGCGCATTGGCTGCGGACCTCGCGGCAAGCGGATTTGACACAACCGTGCATGTTATCGGCTTCAAGGTGCGAGGATCGTTTTTCTCTTGGGAGCGGGATGCTGAAAACAGCTATACAGAGGCAGAAAGCGTTTCGCGATGTTTGGCGGATTTTACGGGTGGCACATACACAAATGCCGAGACACTGGATCAACTGATCGCCGCATTGCGCAAAACACTTGGATGCCAGTTATTGTTCTAGGCCGCTCTGCTGGCCCAATCATGCGGACACAGGCAGACGCCACCGCACTGATTTGCGGTCGATTACACGTATTACCCCGTATTCAGTCACCAGCACGATTTTCCGGATGCTCGCCAAACCATTCCGCGTGCGCGAAGCACTGAAGGGCCATAGTCGTGGCAACACGATATGACGCAGGCGCGCGACACATGCCGAACTGCCCGGTCTCAGACCTTAGTCGAATGTCGCTGCGAAACTTCGAGGATTACGGTTTGTCTGATGGGGATCAAACATTCAATAATCCGGCTGACAGCCACACTATCTATCTGGCTGTGCACGGCCATTTCTGTTTTGGCAGAGCCGTTGCCGCGTGAAGCGATTGAGCCCTACATCCAGCCGCCCATGTCACTGGGCGAAGCGCTGAACGACCAAGGCGTCTGGCAGCTGTTGAATTCAG
This window contains:
- a CDS encoding sarcosine oxidase subunit beta family protein, whose amino-acid sequence is MRYSGFRVIKEALTGHKGWAPAWRDPEPASHYDIVIIGGGGHGLATAHYLAKEFGQARVAVIEKGWIGGGNVGRNTTIIRSNYLLDGNEPFYEFSLKLWEGLEQDVNYNAMVSQRGILNLIHSDGQRDAFIRRGNAMILNGADADMLSTAQIKKRYPFLNTDDARFPIKGGLAQHRGGTVRHDAVAWGYARSADSRGVDIIQNCEVTDFRIEDGKCKGVETTRGFIGAGKVGCAVAGNSSRLMSLANMRLPIESHVLQAFVSEGLKPVLPGVITFGAGHFYCSQSDKGGLVFGGDIDGYNSYAQRGNLPVVEDVCEGAMAIFPILGRARLLRMWGGIMDMSMDGSPIIDRTHIEGLYFNGGWCYGGFKATPASGFAFAHLLARGEPHPTASSYRFDRFEKGLMIDEKGMGNQPNLH
- a CDS encoding VWA domain-containing protein encodes the protein MRFITPFVVALTGVTATSAQGNCVSDAMIVFDGSGSMAEMGFNDINEPRIFEARRAMAAAIPPIAENRRLGLVIYGPNGVDECTGLDVRFAPIADAAPRILNDVNMLEPTGSTPLTEAVSLAARTMDYQTQPATILLVTDGKETCGGQPCALAADLAASGFDTTVHVIGFKVRGSFFSWERDAENSYTEAESVSRCLADFTGGTYTNAETLDQLIAALRKTLGCQLLF